A window from Hemicordylus capensis ecotype Gifberg chromosome 2, rHemCap1.1.pri, whole genome shotgun sequence encodes these proteins:
- the PWWP2A gene encoding PWWP domain-containing protein 2A isoform X3, with product MQLQSKSFQDETQVKCEANGVVTDSSPIQQSESNLAKSLWTSKPPPLFHEGAPYPPPLFIRDTYNQSIPQPPPRKIKRPKRKMYREEPTSIMNAIKLRPRQVLCDKCKNSIVAEKKEIKKGSNASDSSKYEDSRKRRNESITTVNKKIKTDLKVDGKSQNESQKRNSVVKVGNIAHSRSKVVKVSTQANMSKTQLNTKKVLQSKNMDHAKAREVLKIAKEKAQKKQSATSTSKNAHSKVHFTRRLQNTSSGSLPPRLRLKPQRYRNEENDSSLKTGLEKLQSGKMAAKPQSRCSSTRSAGEAPSENQSPSEGPEEASSEVQDTNEVHVPVDQDEQQTLGKRGSKSNITVYMTLNKNKPDSSSASVCSSDSTDDLKSTNSECSSTESFDFPPGSMHAPSSSSSSSSSKEEKKLSNSLKMKVFSKNVSKCVTPDGRTICVGDIVWAKIYGFPWWPARILTITVSRKDNGLLVRQEARISWFGSPTTSFLALSQLSPFLENFQSRFNKKRKGLYRKAITEAAKAAKQLTPEVRALLTQFET from the coding sequence ATGCAGCTCCAAAGTAAATCATTCCAAGATGAGACACAGGTGAAATGTGAAGCCAATGGTGTAGTCACAGACTCTTCTCCCATCCAGCAATCAGAATCTAACCTAGCTAAAAGCCTATGGACTTCCAAACCACCTCCCCTTTTCCACGAGGGAGCACCATATCCTCCTCCTTTGTTTATCAGGGACACATATAACCAGTCAATACCTCAGCCTCCACCTCGGAAAATTAAACGGCCCAAGCGGAAAATGTACAGGGAGGAACCCACTTCTATTATGAATGCTATCAAACTACGACCCAGACAGGTCTTGTGTGACAAATGTAAGAACAGTATTGTTGCagagaaaaaagaaattaaaaagggCAGCAATGCAAGCGACTCCTCAAAGTATGAGGATAGTAGAAAACGAAGAAATGAGAGCATAACTACTgtgaataaaaaaattaaaactgatcTTAAAGTTGATGGGAAAAGCCAAAATGAAAGCCAGAAAAGGAATTCTGTGGTCAAAGTTGGAAATATTGCCCACAGCAGAAGCAAAGTAGTCAAAGTTTCCACTCAAGCAAATATGTCAAAAACACAGTTAAATACTAAAAAGGTTCTCCAGAGCAAAAACATGGATCATGCAAAAGCTCGGGAAGTTTTGAAAATAGCCAAAGAGAAGGCACAAAAGAAACAAAGTGCAACCTCTACTTCCAAAAATGCACATTCAAAGGTCCACTTCACACGGCGTCTTCAGAACACCAGCTCAGGTTCCCTGCCCCCACGATTGCGACTAAAACCACAAAGATATCGAAATGAAGAAAACGACTCTTCTCTCAAGACAGGGCTTGAGAAATTGCAGAGTGGCAAGATGGCAGCTAAGCCCCAGTCTCGCTGCTCCTCCACCCGCTCAGCAGGTGAGGCCCCTTCAGAAAATCAGAGCCCCTCAGAAGGTCCTGAAGAGGCCAGCAGTGAGGTTCAGGACACAAATGAAGTGCATGTACCTGTTGATCAGGATGAACAGCAGACACTGGGCAAGAGAGGCAGCAAAAGCAATATAACGGTTTACATGACCCTTAATAAAAATAAACCTGACTCTTCCAGTGCATCAGTGTGTAGTAGTGATAGCACAGATGACTTGAAGTCCACCAACTCTGAGTGTAGTTCTACTGAAAGCTTTGATTTTCCTCCTGGCAGCATGCAtgcaccttcctcctcctcctcctcgtcctcttCAAAGGAAGAGAAAAAGCTCAGTAATTCCTTGAAAATGAAAGTCTTTTCAAAAAATGTCTCTAAATGTGTCACCCCAGATGGCAGGACCATATGTGTAGGAGACATTGTTTGGGCCAAGATATATGGCTTCCCATGGTGGCCAGCCCGTATTCTTACTATAACTGTGAGCCGGAAAGATAATGGCCTTTTAGTCCGACAGGAAGCTCGTATTTCATGGTTTGGGTCCCCAACAACATCTTTCCTTGCTCTTTCACAGCTCTCCCCCTTTTTAGAAAACTTTCAGTCGCGATTTAATAAGAAGAGAAAAGGTCTTTACCGCAAGGCCATTACAGAAGCAGCCAAGGCTGCTAAGCAGCTAACTCCTGAAGTTCGAGCCCTGCTGACACAGTTTGAAACATGA